The following proteins are encoded in a genomic region of Balaenoptera ricei isolate mBalRic1 chromosome 14, mBalRic1.hap2, whole genome shotgun sequence:
- the SMTN gene encoding smoothelin isoform X7, producing MADETLAGLDEGALRKLLEVTADLAERRRIRSAIRELQRQELEREEEALASKRFRAERQDNKENWLHSQQREAEQRAALARLAGRLESMSDVEELTTLLRGAAEYEERKLIRAAIRRVRAQEIEAAILAGRLCSGRPNSGSREDSKGRAAHRLNRCEVPKPEEQEQQAEVPEPTPTPSGTSYDVTTVTLLLRAPPGGTPSSPASADSSPTTTSPEPPLEPAEAPCPATEALGSPEPPPSPPRAASPEPQEPPATPSTEGQVVNKLLRGPTEPPAAHGPTKGPSDTKRADLAGPRPCQRSLSVLSPRQPVQNREPTPLASGPSPFQRAGSVRDRVRKFTSDSPMAAGLQEGPLRAALGPSTPARLPGSSHISTTPASSSSGPSSRGPSDTSSQFNKDQRGTARPLAQLQSCSREEGPRGRGLAVRPLENRAGGPMARSEEPSAPLAVAVGTAEPGASMKTTFTIEIKDGRGQASTGRVLLPTGNQRAELTLGLRAPPTLLSTSSGGKSTITHISSPGNLARLGSVTHVTSFSHASPGSRGGCSIKAAEDAGTPVAHPPAFSTRRRSSASPAHSSSLMEPEPAEPPSAAVEVANGAEQTRVDKAPERRSPLSAEELMAIEDESVLDKMLDQTTDFEERKLIRAALRELRQRKRDQRDKERERRLQETRARPGEGRGNTATKTTTRHSQQTADGSAVSTVTKTERLVHSNDGRRTARTTTVESSFVRHSENGGGSTMMQTKTFSSSSSKKMGSIFDREDEASPRPGSLAALEKRQAEKKKELMKAQSLPKTSASQARKAMIEKLEKEGAACSSGGPRAAVQRSTSFGVPSANSIKQMLLDWCRAKTRGYEHVDIQNFSSSWSDGMAFCALVHNFFPEAFDYGQLSPQNRRQNFEVAFSSAEMLVDCVPLVEVEDMMIMGKKPDPKCVFTYVQSLYNHLRRHELRLHGKNV from the exons ATGGCGGACGAAACATTAGCTGGGCTGGATGAGGGAGCCTTGCGGAAGCTG CTGGAGGTCACAGCAGATCTGGCAGAGCGGCGGCGCATCCGCTCAGCCATCCGGGAGCTGCAGCGGCAGGAGCTGGAGCGCGAGGAGGAGGCCCTGGCATCCAAGCGCTTCCGTGCCGAGCGGCAGGACAACAAGGAGAACTGGCTGCA CTCTCAGCAGCGGGAGGCTGAGCAGCGGGCTGCTCTGGCACGGCTGGCAGGACGGCTGGAGTCCATGAGTGATGTGGAGGAGCTGACCACACTG CTGCGAGGCGCTGCTGAGTACGAGGAACGCAAGCTGATCCGAGCTGCTATCCGCCGCGTACGGGCCCAGGAGATTGAGG CCGCCATATTGGCTGGAAGGTTGTGCAGCGGGCGTCCCAACAGTGGCTCAAGAGAGGACAGCAAGGGGCGGGCAGCACACAGGCTGAACCGGTGTGAG GTGCCGAAGCCAGAGGAACAGGAGCAGCAGGCAGAGGTCCCAGAGCCAACCCCGACCCCCAGTGGCACCAGCTATGACGTGACCACAGTGACACTACTGCTTCGGGCCCCACCTGGGGGCACACCCAGCTCACCTGCCTCAGCCGACAGTTCACCCACCACTACCTCTCCTGAGCCTCCACTGGAGCCTGCCGAGGCCCCATGCCCTGCCACTGAGGCTCTGGGCAGCCCCGAGCCACCTCCCAGCCCGCCCAGGGCTGCCAGCCCTGAGCCCCAGGAGCCTCCAGCCACCCCCAGCACGGAGGGGCAGGTGGTCAACAAG CTTCTGCGTGGCCCCACAGAGCCCCCTGCTGCCCACGGCCCTACCAAAGGTCCCTCCGACACAAAGAGAGCAG ACCTAGCTGGCCCTCGCCCCTGCCAACGCTCCCTGTCTGTGCTGAGCCCCCGCCAGCCAGTCCAGAACCGAG AGCCCACCCCCCTTGCCAGTGGACCTTCCCCGTTCCAGCGGGCTGGCTCCGTACGGGACCGTGTGCGCAAGTTCACATCCGATTCTCCTATGGCTGCTGGGCTCCAGGAAGGCCCACTCCGGGCAGCCCTAGGTCCCTCGACCCCTGCAAGGCTCCCAGGCTCCTCCCACATCAGCACCAcccctgcctcctcctccagTGGCCCCTCCTCACGGGGCCCCAGTGACACCTCCTCCCAGTTCAACAAGGATCAGCGAGGAACAGCCCGGCCCCTGGCCCAGCTTCAGAGCTGCTCCAGGGAGGAGGGCCCCAGGGGGCGGGGCTTGGCTGTCAGGCCCCTTGAAAACAGAGCAGGGGGGCCCATGGCCCGCTCAGAGGAGCCCAGTGCCCCGCTAGCCGTGGCCGTGGGCACTGCTGAGCCAGGGGCCAGTATGAAGACCACATTCACCATCGAGATCAAGGATGGCCGGGGCCAGGCCTCCACGGGCCGGGTGCTGCTGCCCACAGGCAACCAGAGGGCAG AACTGACGCTGGGGCTGCGGGCGCCCCCCACCCTCCTTAGCACCAGCAGTGGGGGCAAGAGCACCATCACCCATATCAGCAGCCCTGGGAACCTGGCTCGGCTGGGCAGTGTCACTCACGTCACCAGCTTCAGCCATGCCTCCCCTGGTAGCCGAGGAGGCTGCAGCATTAAG GCGGCCGAGGATGCTGGGACCCCTGTGGCCCACCCGCCTGCCTTCAGCACCCGCCGCCGCTCCTCTGCAAGCCCTGCCCACAGCAGCAGTCTC ATGGAGCCAGAACCAGCAGAGCCCCCCTCTGCAGCAGTGGAGGTGGCCAATGGCGCTGAGCAGACACGCGTGGACAAAGCACCAGAGAGGCGGAGCCCTCTGAGCGCCGAGGAGCTGATGGCCATTGAGGATGAGAGTGTCCTGGACAAGATG CTGGATCAGACTACGGACTTTGAGGAGCGGAAGCTCATCCGGGCTGCGCTACGTGAGCTCCGACAAAGGAAGAGAG ACCAGCGGGACAAGGAACGGGAACGGCGGCTGCAAGAGACACGGGCCCGGCCAGGGGAGGGCCGTGGCAACACGGCCACCAAGACCACCACGCGACACAGCCAACAGACAGCCGACGGCTCAGCTGTCAGCACTGTCACCAAGACCGAGCGGCTCGTCCACTCCA ATGATGGCAGACGGACGGCCCGCACCACCACGGTGGAGTCGAGTTTTGTGAGGCACTCAGAGA ATGGTGGTGGCAGCACCATGATGCAAACTAAGACCTTTTCCTCTTCATCATCCAAGAAGATGGGCAG TATCTTCGACCGAGAGGATGAGGCCAGCCCGCGGCCCGGCAGCCTAGCGGCGCTGGAGAAACGCCaagcagagaagaagaaagagctgATGAAGGCGCAGAGCCTGCCCAAGACCTCGGCCTCCCAGGCGCGCAAGGCCATGATTGAGAAGCTGGAGAAGGAAGGCGCCGCGTG CAGCTCTGGCGGACCCCGCGCAGCTGTGCAGCGCTCCACCAGCTTCGGTGTCCCCAGTGCCAACAGCATCAAGCAGATGTTGCTGGACTGGTGCCGAGCCAAGACGCGTGGCTACGAG CATGTGGACATCCAGAACTTCTCCTCGAGTTGGAGTGACGGGATGGCCTTCTGTGCCCTGGTGCACAACTTCTTCCCTGAGGCCTTCGATTATGGGCAGCTCAGCCCACAGAACCGGCGCCAGAACTTCGAGGTGGCCTTCTCATCTGCCGA
- the SMTN gene encoding smoothelin isoform X6 yields the protein MAAGLQEGPLRAALGPSTPARLPGSSHISTTPASSSSGPSSRGPSDTSSQFNKDQRGTARPLAQLQSCSREEGPRGRGLAVRPLENRAGGPMARSEEPSAPLAVAVGTAEPGASMKTTFTIEIKDGRGQASTGRVLLPTGNQRAELTLGLRAPPTLLSTSSGGKSTITHISSPGNLARLGSVTHVTSFSHASPGSRGGCSIKMEPEPAEPPSAAVEVANGAEQTRVDKAPERRSPLSAEELMAIEDESVLDKMLDQTTDFEERKLIRAALRELRQRKRDQRDKERERRLQETRARPGEGRGNTATKTTTRHSQQTADGSAVSTVTKTERLVHSNDGRRTARTTTVESSFVRHSENGGGSTMMQTKTFSSSSSKKMGSIFDREDEASPRPGSLAALEKRQAEKKKELMKAQSLPKTSASQARKAMIEKLEKEGAACSSGGPRAAVQRSTSFGVPSANSIKQMLLDWCRAKTRGYEHVDIQNFSSSWSDGMAFCALVHNFFPEAFDYGQLSPQNRRQNFEVAFSSAEMLVDCVPLVEVEDMMIMGKKPDPKCVFTYVQSLYNHLRRHELRLHGKNV from the exons ATGGCTGCTGGGCTCCAGGAAGGCCCACTCCGGGCAGCCCTAGGTCCCTCGACCCCTGCAAGGCTCCCAGGCTCCTCCCACATCAGCACCAcccctgcctcctcctccagTGGCCCCTCCTCACGGGGCCCCAGTGACACCTCCTCCCAGTTCAACAAGGATCAGCGAGGAACAGCCCGGCCCCTGGCCCAGCTTCAGAGCTGCTCCAGGGAGGAGGGCCCCAGGGGGCGGGGCTTGGCTGTCAGGCCCCTTGAAAACAGAGCAGGGGGGCCCATGGCCCGCTCAGAGGAGCCCAGTGCCCCGCTAGCCGTGGCCGTGGGCACTGCTGAGCCAGGGGCCAGTATGAAGACCACATTCACCATCGAGATCAAGGATGGCCGGGGCCAGGCCTCCACGGGCCGGGTGCTGCTGCCCACAGGCAACCAGAGGGCAG AACTGACGCTGGGGCTGCGGGCGCCCCCCACCCTCCTTAGCACCAGCAGTGGGGGCAAGAGCACCATCACCCATATCAGCAGCCCTGGGAACCTGGCTCGGCTGGGCAGTGTCACTCACGTCACCAGCTTCAGCCATGCCTCCCCTGGTAGCCGAGGAGGCTGCAGCATTAAG ATGGAGCCAGAACCAGCAGAGCCCCCCTCTGCAGCAGTGGAGGTGGCCAATGGCGCTGAGCAGACACGCGTGGACAAAGCACCAGAGAGGCGGAGCCCTCTGAGCGCCGAGGAGCTGATGGCCATTGAGGATGAGAGTGTCCTGGACAAGATG CTGGATCAGACTACGGACTTTGAGGAGCGGAAGCTCATCCGGGCTGCGCTACGTGAGCTCCGACAAAGGAAGAGAG ACCAGCGGGACAAGGAACGGGAACGGCGGCTGCAAGAGACACGGGCCCGGCCAGGGGAGGGCCGTGGCAACACGGCCACCAAGACCACCACGCGACACAGCCAACAGACAGCCGACGGCTCAGCTGTCAGCACTGTCACCAAGACCGAGCGGCTCGTCCACTCCA ATGATGGCAGACGGACGGCCCGCACCACCACGGTGGAGTCGAGTTTTGTGAGGCACTCAGAGA ATGGTGGTGGCAGCACCATGATGCAAACTAAGACCTTTTCCTCTTCATCATCCAAGAAGATGGGCAG TATCTTCGACCGAGAGGATGAGGCCAGCCCGCGGCCCGGCAGCCTAGCGGCGCTGGAGAAACGCCaagcagagaagaagaaagagctgATGAAGGCGCAGAGCCTGCCCAAGACCTCGGCCTCCCAGGCGCGCAAGGCCATGATTGAGAAGCTGGAGAAGGAAGGCGCCGCGTG CAGCTCTGGCGGACCCCGCGCAGCTGTGCAGCGCTCCACCAGCTTCGGTGTCCCCAGTGCCAACAGCATCAAGCAGATGTTGCTGGACTGGTGCCGAGCCAAGACGCGTGGCTACGAG CATGTGGACATCCAGAACTTCTCCTCGAGTTGGAGTGACGGGATGGCCTTCTGTGCCCTGGTGCACAACTTCTTCCCTGAGGCCTTCGATTATGGGCAGCTCAGCCCACAGAACCGGCGCCAGAACTTCGAGGTGGCCTTCTCATCTGCCGA
- the SMTN gene encoding smoothelin isoform X4, with protein sequence MADETLAGLDEGALRKLLEVTADLAERRRIRSAIRELQRQELEREEEALASKRFRAERQDNKENWLHSQQREAEQRAALARLAGRLESMSDVEELTTLLRGAAEYEERKLIRAAIRRVRAQEIEAAILAGRLCSGRPNSGSREDSKGRAAHRLNRCEVPKPEEQEQQAEVPEPTPTPSGTSYDVTTVTLLLRAPPGGTPSSPASADSSPTTTSPEPPLEPAEAPCPATEALGSPEPPPSPPRAASPEPQEPPATPSTEGQVVNKLLRGPTEPPAAHGPTKGPSDTKRADLAGPRPCQRSLSVLSPRQPVQNREPTPLASGPSPFQRAGSVRDRVRKFTSDSPMAAGLQEGPLRAALGPSTPARLPGSSHISTTPASSSSGPSSRGPSDTSSQFNKDQRGTARPLAQLQSCSREEGPRGRGLAVRPLENRAGGPMARSEEPSAPLAVAVGTAEPGASMKTTFTIEIKDGRGQASTGRVLLPTGNQRAELTLGLRAPPTLLSTSSGGKSTITHISSPGNLARLGSVTHVTSFSHASPGSRGGCSIKMEPEPAEPPSAAVEVANGAEQTRVDKAPERRSPLSAEELMAIEDESVLDKMLDQTTDFEERKLIRAALRELRQRKRDGGGSTMMQTKTFSSSSSKKMGSIFDREDEASPRPGSLAALEKRQAEKKKELMKAQSLPKTSASQARKAMIEKLEKEGAACSSGGPRAAVQRSTSFGVPSANSIKQMLLDWCRAKTRGYEHVDIQNFSSSWSDGMAFCALVHNFFPEAFDYGQLSPQNRRQNFEVAFSSAEMLVDCVPLVEVEDMMIMGKKPDPKCVFTYVQSLYNHLRRHELRLHGKNV encoded by the exons ATGGCGGACGAAACATTAGCTGGGCTGGATGAGGGAGCCTTGCGGAAGCTG CTGGAGGTCACAGCAGATCTGGCAGAGCGGCGGCGCATCCGCTCAGCCATCCGGGAGCTGCAGCGGCAGGAGCTGGAGCGCGAGGAGGAGGCCCTGGCATCCAAGCGCTTCCGTGCCGAGCGGCAGGACAACAAGGAGAACTGGCTGCA CTCTCAGCAGCGGGAGGCTGAGCAGCGGGCTGCTCTGGCACGGCTGGCAGGACGGCTGGAGTCCATGAGTGATGTGGAGGAGCTGACCACACTG CTGCGAGGCGCTGCTGAGTACGAGGAACGCAAGCTGATCCGAGCTGCTATCCGCCGCGTACGGGCCCAGGAGATTGAGG CCGCCATATTGGCTGGAAGGTTGTGCAGCGGGCGTCCCAACAGTGGCTCAAGAGAGGACAGCAAGGGGCGGGCAGCACACAGGCTGAACCGGTGTGAG GTGCCGAAGCCAGAGGAACAGGAGCAGCAGGCAGAGGTCCCAGAGCCAACCCCGACCCCCAGTGGCACCAGCTATGACGTGACCACAGTGACACTACTGCTTCGGGCCCCACCTGGGGGCACACCCAGCTCACCTGCCTCAGCCGACAGTTCACCCACCACTACCTCTCCTGAGCCTCCACTGGAGCCTGCCGAGGCCCCATGCCCTGCCACTGAGGCTCTGGGCAGCCCCGAGCCACCTCCCAGCCCGCCCAGGGCTGCCAGCCCTGAGCCCCAGGAGCCTCCAGCCACCCCCAGCACGGAGGGGCAGGTGGTCAACAAG CTTCTGCGTGGCCCCACAGAGCCCCCTGCTGCCCACGGCCCTACCAAAGGTCCCTCCGACACAAAGAGAGCAG ACCTAGCTGGCCCTCGCCCCTGCCAACGCTCCCTGTCTGTGCTGAGCCCCCGCCAGCCAGTCCAGAACCGAG AGCCCACCCCCCTTGCCAGTGGACCTTCCCCGTTCCAGCGGGCTGGCTCCGTACGGGACCGTGTGCGCAAGTTCACATCCGATTCTCCTATGGCTGCTGGGCTCCAGGAAGGCCCACTCCGGGCAGCCCTAGGTCCCTCGACCCCTGCAAGGCTCCCAGGCTCCTCCCACATCAGCACCAcccctgcctcctcctccagTGGCCCCTCCTCACGGGGCCCCAGTGACACCTCCTCCCAGTTCAACAAGGATCAGCGAGGAACAGCCCGGCCCCTGGCCCAGCTTCAGAGCTGCTCCAGGGAGGAGGGCCCCAGGGGGCGGGGCTTGGCTGTCAGGCCCCTTGAAAACAGAGCAGGGGGGCCCATGGCCCGCTCAGAGGAGCCCAGTGCCCCGCTAGCCGTGGCCGTGGGCACTGCTGAGCCAGGGGCCAGTATGAAGACCACATTCACCATCGAGATCAAGGATGGCCGGGGCCAGGCCTCCACGGGCCGGGTGCTGCTGCCCACAGGCAACCAGAGGGCAG AACTGACGCTGGGGCTGCGGGCGCCCCCCACCCTCCTTAGCACCAGCAGTGGGGGCAAGAGCACCATCACCCATATCAGCAGCCCTGGGAACCTGGCTCGGCTGGGCAGTGTCACTCACGTCACCAGCTTCAGCCATGCCTCCCCTGGTAGCCGAGGAGGCTGCAGCATTAAG ATGGAGCCAGAACCAGCAGAGCCCCCCTCTGCAGCAGTGGAGGTGGCCAATGGCGCTGAGCAGACACGCGTGGACAAAGCACCAGAGAGGCGGAGCCCTCTGAGCGCCGAGGAGCTGATGGCCATTGAGGATGAGAGTGTCCTGGACAAGATG CTGGATCAGACTACGGACTTTGAGGAGCGGAAGCTCATCCGGGCTGCGCTACGTGAGCTCCGACAAAGGAAGAGAG ATGGTGGTGGCAGCACCATGATGCAAACTAAGACCTTTTCCTCTTCATCATCCAAGAAGATGGGCAG TATCTTCGACCGAGAGGATGAGGCCAGCCCGCGGCCCGGCAGCCTAGCGGCGCTGGAGAAACGCCaagcagagaagaagaaagagctgATGAAGGCGCAGAGCCTGCCCAAGACCTCGGCCTCCCAGGCGCGCAAGGCCATGATTGAGAAGCTGGAGAAGGAAGGCGCCGCGTG CAGCTCTGGCGGACCCCGCGCAGCTGTGCAGCGCTCCACCAGCTTCGGTGTCCCCAGTGCCAACAGCATCAAGCAGATGTTGCTGGACTGGTGCCGAGCCAAGACGCGTGGCTACGAG CATGTGGACATCCAGAACTTCTCCTCGAGTTGGAGTGACGGGATGGCCTTCTGTGCCCTGGTGCACAACTTCTTCCCTGAGGCCTTCGATTATGGGCAGCTCAGCCCACAGAACCGGCGCCAGAACTTCGAGGTGGCCTTCTCATCTGCCGA